The following proteins are co-located in the Corynebacterium kalinowskii genome:
- the exaC gene encoding acetaldehyde dehydrogenase ExaC — MTVYANPGAEGSIVEFKKRYENFIGGQWVAPAGGKYMENLSPVNGEVFCEVPRSGAEDVEKALDAAHAAKDAWGKTSPAERARVLNAIADRMEANLEKLAVAETWDNGKAVRETLAADIPLAADHFRYFASVARTQEGRMSQIDDNTVAYHFHEPIGVVGQIIPWNFPILMAAWKIAPALAGGNCIVMKPAEQTPASILYLIELIQDIIPAGVLNVVNGLGAEAGAALTASERIAKIAFTGSTEVGKIIHSAVSDRIIPVTLELGGKSPSIFFPDIMDKDDDFLDKCVEGLAMFALNQGEVCTCPSRALIHEDIAEEFLKRAVKKVESLKFGNPLDTDVQMGAQASQEQMDKISGYLKSGPAEGAETLTGGSVNKIDGLEGGYYIEPTIFKGTNDMACFREEIFGPVLAVTTFKDFDEAIAIANDTIYGLGAGVWSRNGNTAYRAGRAIQAGRVWVNNYHSYPAHAAFGGYKQSGIGRENHLMMMSHYQQVKCMLVSYDETPTGLF; from the coding sequence ATGACGGTGTACGCGAATCCTGGAGCAGAAGGCTCGATCGTTGAATTCAAGAAGCGCTACGAAAACTTCATTGGCGGACAATGGGTTGCCCCGGCGGGTGGCAAGTACATGGAGAACCTTTCGCCAGTAAACGGTGAAGTGTTCTGTGAAGTCCCTCGTTCGGGTGCCGAGGACGTCGAAAAGGCGCTCGATGCAGCGCACGCAGCGAAAGATGCCTGGGGCAAGACCAGTCCAGCCGAGCGTGCTCGTGTCCTCAATGCGATTGCGGATCGTATGGAAGCGAACTTGGAAAAGCTCGCAGTGGCCGAAACTTGGGACAACGGCAAGGCCGTACGCGAAACGCTGGCCGCCGACATCCCGCTCGCTGCTGATCACTTCCGCTACTTTGCTTCCGTGGCCCGCACGCAGGAAGGGCGGATGTCGCAAATCGACGACAATACCGTCGCGTACCATTTCCACGAGCCAATCGGTGTGGTCGGCCAGATCATCCCCTGGAACTTCCCGATCCTCATGGCGGCCTGGAAAATCGCGCCAGCGCTGGCAGGTGGCAACTGCATCGTGATGAAGCCAGCCGAGCAAACTCCGGCCTCCATCCTGTACCTGATTGAGCTCATTCAAGACATCATCCCGGCAGGCGTGCTCAACGTGGTGAACGGGCTGGGCGCCGAAGCGGGTGCTGCACTGACCGCGAGCGAACGGATCGCGAAGATCGCCTTCACCGGATCCACCGAGGTAGGCAAGATCATTCACTCGGCCGTGTCCGATCGCATCATCCCCGTCACGCTGGAGCTGGGTGGCAAGTCCCCGTCGATCTTCTTCCCAGACATCATGGACAAGGACGATGACTTCCTGGACAAGTGCGTCGAAGGCCTTGCCATGTTCGCCCTCAACCAGGGCGAAGTGTGCACCTGCCCATCCCGTGCCCTGATCCACGAGGATATTGCTGAGGAGTTCCTCAAGCGCGCCGTGAAGAAGGTCGAATCCCTCAAGTTTGGTAACCCGCTCGACACCGACGTCCAGATGGGTGCCCAAGCATCTCAGGAGCAGATGGACAAGATTTCCGGCTACCTCAAGTCCGGTCCAGCCGAAGGCGCGGAGACGCTGACTGGTGGCAGCGTGAACAAGATCGACGGGCTGGAAGGCGGCTACTACATTGAGCCGACCATCTTCAAGGGCACCAATGACATGGCCTGCTTCCGCGAAGAAATCTTCGGACCGGTCCTGGCCGTTACCACTTTCAAGGACTTTGACGAAGCTATCGCTATCGCCAATGACACCATCTATGGCCTCGGCGCAGGCGTCTGGAGCCGCAACGGCAACACTGCCTACCGCGCTGGTCGAGCCATTCAAGCCGGTCGCGTGTGGGTGAACAACTACCACTCTTACCCAGCGCATGCAGCCTTCGGCGGCTACAAGCAGTCGGGCATTGGCCGCGAAAACCACCTCATGATGATGAGCCACTACCAGCAGGTCAAGTGCATGCTCGTCTCATACGACGAGACGCCAACCGGCCTGTTCTAA
- the adhP gene encoding alcohol dehydrogenase AdhP, whose product MSTEKFNAAVVEQFGPSVELKDLELPQPGIHQALVKLHASGVCHTDLHAAEGDWPVKPEPPFVPGHEGVGEVVALGPGDHDVAVGDIVGNVWLWSACGTCEHCITGWETLCNAAEYGGYTVDGSFGEYMLVDTRYCARIPDGADPVEVAPILCAGVTVYKGLKVSDTRPGQFMVISGIGGLGHIAVQYATALGLRVIAVDISKEKLALAKELGAEFTVNAVDTDPVAAVNEYTKGGAHGILVTAVHPQAFGQAIGMARKGGTIVFNGLPPGDFPAPIFEIVFKALTIRGSLVGTRQDLKEALDFYARGLIKPHVTECKLGDVNNVFEDMRAGKIDGRMAINYG is encoded by the coding sequence ATGAGCACTGAGAAGTTCAACGCAGCAGTAGTAGAACAGTTCGGTCCTTCGGTGGAATTGAAGGATCTGGAACTCCCTCAGCCTGGAATACACCAGGCTCTAGTCAAGCTGCATGCCAGCGGCGTATGTCACACGGACCTCCATGCTGCCGAAGGCGACTGGCCAGTCAAACCGGAACCGCCATTTGTCCCCGGACACGAGGGCGTGGGAGAAGTGGTGGCGCTGGGTCCTGGTGACCACGATGTTGCGGTCGGCGATATAGTGGGCAATGTTTGGCTTTGGTCTGCTTGCGGTACCTGTGAGCACTGCATTACTGGCTGGGAAACCCTATGCAATGCAGCCGAATACGGTGGCTACACGGTCGACGGTTCCTTCGGTGAGTACATGCTCGTCGACACTCGGTACTGCGCCCGCATCCCAGACGGTGCGGACCCGGTGGAAGTTGCGCCAATCCTGTGCGCCGGTGTGACCGTGTACAAGGGGCTAAAAGTTTCCGACACACGCCCGGGACAATTCATGGTCATTTCCGGTATCGGCGGACTTGGTCACATCGCGGTACAGTACGCAACGGCTTTAGGTTTGCGCGTCATTGCGGTGGACATTTCAAAAGAGAAGCTCGCACTGGCGAAGGAACTGGGAGCGGAGTTCACCGTGAACGCCGTAGACACTGATCCGGTGGCAGCTGTCAACGAGTACACCAAGGGTGGAGCTCACGGCATTCTGGTTACTGCAGTTCATCCTCAAGCGTTTGGTCAGGCAATAGGCATGGCGCGCAAGGGTGGCACCATTGTCTTCAATGGTCTTCCGCCCGGAGACTTCCCAGCACCGATCTTTGAGATCGTATTCAAGGCTCTGACCATTCGTGGATCCCTGGTGGGCACCCGTCAGGATCTTAAAGAAGCGCTTGATTTCTACGCTCGCGGTCTGATCAAGCCGCACGTGACAGAGTGCAAGCTTGGCGATGTCAACAACGTGTTTGAGGACATGCGCGCTGGCAAGATCGACGGTCGAATGGCCATCAACTACGGCTAG
- a CDS encoding alpha/beta hydrolase, with the protein MLPLTSAELEEVAAELDAVAARQTSTIASVGEGWSAFFARGNEADFLAAAASSDFDLLAARSEAIAEMTAVAGVLGSTARSLRSIEVDLSRVLPTADAATQKSPEMAAFLTEIGAIGHAIDDACALEIAFICTGQEPTSRSLSDYSGADLQTIHEIVLAEAPPEVRELAAQFPDARLLPASDGVVLAFGEIETAPSVTTVIPGVGSADPAGWPGYARRTQDIAASTKGASVLWIDYRAPANLLAATATYPAATGGGRLQDFQAELRRRSARRGNDPHLTVLGHSYGTVVAGHAAAAGLNVDALVLAGSPGIGVKHADDLDLRGENPRVIAVTSPADPISLTVGTVGGVHGPDPADPAFGAEVWPATGGHSSYWNDPEFHRRLQGLTSRS; encoded by the coding sequence ATGCTTCCACTGACCTCCGCTGAACTTGAAGAGGTCGCGGCTGAGCTCGACGCAGTGGCTGCGCGGCAGACTTCCACTATTGCCTCGGTCGGAGAGGGTTGGTCGGCCTTCTTTGCCCGTGGAAATGAGGCAGACTTCCTCGCTGCAGCTGCAAGCTCAGACTTCGACCTGTTGGCTGCGCGTTCCGAGGCGATAGCAGAAATGACCGCTGTCGCCGGGGTTCTTGGCAGCACAGCACGCTCGCTTCGCTCGATAGAAGTCGACCTCTCGCGGGTTCTACCGACAGCGGATGCAGCCACGCAGAAATCACCTGAAATGGCGGCGTTTTTGACTGAAATTGGTGCGATTGGGCACGCCATAGATGATGCCTGCGCCCTAGAAATTGCGTTTATTTGCACTGGTCAAGAACCCACCTCGCGGTCGCTGTCCGACTACTCAGGGGCGGACCTGCAGACGATTCACGAGATCGTTCTGGCTGAAGCCCCACCTGAAGTTCGTGAACTAGCAGCGCAGTTCCCCGATGCCCGGCTGCTGCCGGCTAGTGACGGTGTCGTCCTGGCTTTTGGGGAAATTGAAACCGCGCCGAGCGTCACCACGGTGATCCCCGGGGTCGGTTCCGCCGATCCCGCTGGCTGGCCTGGCTACGCGCGTCGCACGCAAGACATTGCCGCCAGCACGAAAGGAGCCTCGGTGTTGTGGATTGACTATCGCGCGCCAGCGAACCTGCTGGCAGCAACGGCCACATACCCAGCTGCCACCGGCGGTGGGCGGCTGCAGGATTTCCAAGCTGAGCTGCGTAGGCGCAGCGCTCGGCGGGGGAACGATCCACACTTGACTGTGCTCGGGCATTCCTACGGCACGGTGGTGGCCGGGCATGCTGCGGCTGCGGGGCTCAATGTCGATGCGCTGGTGCTTGCCGGCAGTCCCGGCATCGGCGTGAAGCACGCCGACGACCTAGACCTGCGGGGCGAGAATCCGCGCGTGATCGCAGTGACTTCCCCCGCCGACCCCATTAGCCTCACAGTGGGAACTGTGGGAGGCGTGCATGGCCCCGATCCCGCGGACCCAGCATTCGGGGCCGAGGTGTGGCCTGCCACCGGCGGGCACTCATCGTATTGGAACGACCCAGAGTTTCACCGCCGGTTGCAGGGCCTGACTAGCCGTAGTTGA
- a CDS encoding carbon-nitrogen hydrolase family protein, protein MKVALVQILTTGDKVENLARIKDKAKEAAENGAKLVVFPEAAMKAFQTGRLDEAAEPIDGPFAAAVKETAASCNTTIVLGMFTPADKQGKINRVHNTLLITDGREIKRYDKLHTYDAFGYRESDTVAPGTELVTWGELGFATCYDIRFPEQFKALARQGAKVIIVPASWANGEDKLRQWQLLGNARALDSTSFVVAVGQAQPSDPKDGDPTGIGHSAVISPTGQRLVEAGYGEETLYYEIDVSVVDKARAALPVLQG, encoded by the coding sequence ATGAAGGTTGCACTCGTCCAAATCCTGACCACTGGCGATAAAGTGGAAAACTTGGCCCGTATCAAAGACAAGGCAAAGGAAGCCGCCGAAAACGGCGCTAAACTGGTTGTTTTCCCAGAAGCAGCCATGAAGGCATTTCAGACCGGCAGGCTCGATGAAGCAGCCGAGCCCATCGATGGTCCGTTTGCAGCAGCGGTGAAAGAAACAGCAGCAAGTTGCAACACCACCATCGTTCTCGGCATGTTCACCCCGGCCGATAAGCAGGGCAAGATCAACCGAGTACACAACACCTTGCTCATCACTGACGGGCGAGAGATCAAACGCTACGACAAGCTCCACACCTACGACGCCTTCGGCTACCGCGAATCCGACACGGTCGCGCCGGGCACTGAATTGGTGACGTGGGGTGAGCTTGGCTTCGCTACTTGCTACGACATCCGTTTCCCGGAGCAGTTCAAAGCCCTGGCGAGGCAGGGGGCCAAGGTGATCATCGTCCCCGCCAGCTGGGCGAACGGAGAGGACAAGCTGCGCCAGTGGCAACTGCTCGGCAACGCTCGTGCCTTAGACTCAACGAGCTTTGTGGTAGCAGTCGGTCAGGCGCAACCATCCGACCCGAAAGACGGCGACCCCACCGGCATCGGCCACTCGGCCGTCATCTCGCCAACCGGGCAGCGCCTAGTGGAAGCGGGCTATGGGGAGGAGACGTTGTACTACGAGATTGATGTCAGCGTCGTCGATAAGGCCCGTGCTGCATTGCCGGTGCTACAGGGCTAG
- a CDS encoding monooxygenase: MPGSVSSVLLAHAPEFRERVLTELYLKQPETRLLFPARAEDAHKHLVFALTYLLDSKPDEDLVANLAREHRAFGLTTELAHAGFDIISRTIHQFCSELPHQQVYEADQHLAWIRDTMIAALEAHIAQQPELSYGTVVDVQRRARRITVIRLECPVPPRYLPGQYFSVSSPLIRGQWQHLAPAIPANDGGFIEFHLSDAPELAGLAVSQPGDQWYFGPPHGSLSISGENDILMVAQGTGLAPLKAMVLEMLATGNSVRTHVYFGAEYPGELYDLAGLWSVAATAPWLAVTPVVEKPADEWWVAGTEHSRPPRGLHLQQVGTLADVVTSWGSWGDRDVLIAGEPEWAFAMRKRMRTAGTPRKNIQVLAL; encoded by the coding sequence ATGCCCGGCTCTGTTTCATCCGTCCTGCTCGCCCATGCCCCCGAATTTCGGGAGCGCGTGCTCACTGAGCTGTACTTGAAGCAACCCGAAACCCGGCTCTTGTTCCCCGCGCGCGCTGAGGATGCCCATAAGCACCTCGTTTTCGCACTGACGTACTTGCTGGACAGCAAGCCAGATGAGGACCTAGTGGCCAACCTCGCCCGCGAGCACCGCGCCTTCGGGCTCACCACGGAGCTGGCCCACGCGGGCTTCGACATCATCAGCCGCACGATCCACCAATTCTGCAGTGAACTCCCGCACCAACAGGTTTACGAGGCCGACCAGCACCTTGCTTGGATCCGCGACACCATGATCGCTGCCCTCGAGGCACACATTGCGCAGCAGCCCGAACTTAGTTACGGCACCGTAGTTGACGTCCAACGTCGCGCCCGGAGGATCACCGTCATCCGCCTCGAATGCCCCGTACCGCCCCGCTATCTGCCTGGCCAGTACTTTTCCGTCTCCTCGCCCCTCATTCGCGGCCAATGGCAACACCTCGCGCCAGCCATCCCAGCCAATGACGGCGGATTCATCGAATTTCATCTCTCCGACGCACCCGAACTCGCAGGTCTAGCGGTTTCCCAGCCGGGCGATCAGTGGTATTTCGGGCCACCGCACGGCAGCCTCAGCATCAGCGGAGAAAACGACATCCTCATGGTCGCCCAAGGCACCGGGCTGGCACCGCTAAAGGCGATGGTGCTGGAAATGCTTGCCACCGGCAACTCGGTCCGCACGCATGTGTACTTCGGCGCCGAATATCCGGGAGAGCTCTATGACTTGGCGGGGCTATGGAGCGTCGCGGCGACGGCGCCCTGGCTGGCGGTGACCCCGGTCGTCGAAAAGCCTGCGGACGAGTGGTGGGTCGCCGGCACCGAACACTCGCGCCCGCCCCGAGGATTGCACTTGCAGCAGGTCGGCACCCTTGCGGATGTCGTGACATCGTGGGGTTCCTGGGGCGACCGAGATGTGCTGATCGCCGGGGAACCCGAATGGGCCTTCGCGATGCGCAAACGCATGCGCACGGCCGGGACCCCGCGCAAGAATATCCAGGTCCTAGCCCTGTAG
- a CDS encoding MFS transporter, producing MDNYSATEAATRTQRLDELPVTRKHARLLGVSGIGWALDAMDVGLISFIMAALAVQWNLSKTEVSWLGSIGFVGMALGATFGGLLADKFGRRQIFALTLMIYGVATGASALVGTLAALMALRFFVGLGLGAELPVASTLISEFSPRAIRGRAVVLLEAFWAIGWILAAVIGTFVVAGSHNGWRWALALGCIPAAYSLVVRIGMPESVRFLESRGRHEEAETVVRSFEQSPKWLDVAPARRGKTTVQATSIWSSSVRRRTIALWAIWFCVNFAYYGAFIWIPSLLHAQGFTLVKSFTFTLIITLAQLPGYAVAAYLIERWGRRSTLATFLVGSAVAAGLYGFSTAEWQIITAGCLLSFFNLGAWGALYAIGPELYPTNIRGRGTGAAAGFGRIASIIAPLFVPPVLAAVGGLGLFTCFAVAFAIAALAALALPELKGESLS from the coding sequence ATGGACAACTACAGCGCCACGGAGGCCGCTACCCGAACGCAGCGGCTGGATGAACTGCCGGTCACCCGCAAGCATGCCCGGCTGCTGGGCGTGTCTGGCATCGGCTGGGCCCTCGACGCGATGGATGTCGGCCTCATTTCCTTCATCATGGCCGCGCTGGCAGTGCAGTGGAATCTCTCCAAGACGGAAGTATCCTGGTTGGGCTCGATCGGGTTCGTCGGCATGGCATTGGGCGCGACGTTTGGTGGATTGCTCGCCGATAAGTTCGGCCGCCGACAGATTTTTGCCCTCACGCTGATGATTTATGGTGTGGCCACGGGCGCGTCAGCCCTGGTGGGAACACTGGCCGCATTGATGGCGCTACGCTTTTTCGTCGGCCTCGGCTTGGGCGCCGAGTTGCCGGTGGCCTCCACACTGATCTCGGAGTTCTCACCGCGTGCGATTCGTGGGCGCGCCGTTGTGCTGCTTGAGGCCTTCTGGGCGATCGGGTGGATTCTCGCTGCTGTGATCGGCACGTTCGTGGTTGCCGGTTCCCATAATGGTTGGCGCTGGGCCCTGGCCTTGGGATGCATTCCGGCGGCTTATTCCCTGGTGGTACGCATCGGGATGCCGGAGTCTGTGCGGTTCCTGGAGTCGCGTGGCCGTCACGAAGAAGCGGAAACAGTGGTGCGCTCCTTTGAGCAGTCCCCTAAGTGGCTGGATGTTGCGCCAGCGCGCCGGGGCAAAACTACCGTGCAGGCCACCTCGATTTGGTCGTCGTCGGTGCGCCGCCGCACGATCGCGCTCTGGGCCATTTGGTTCTGTGTGAACTTCGCTTACTACGGCGCGTTCATTTGGATTCCGTCGCTGCTGCACGCGCAAGGGTTCACCCTGGTGAAGTCGTTCACTTTCACGCTCATCATCACATTGGCGCAGCTCCCGGGATACGCAGTGGCCGCATATCTCATTGAAAGGTGGGGTCGCCGCAGCACCCTGGCCACTTTCTTGGTCGGTTCGGCTGTCGCCGCCGGTCTCTATGGCTTTTCGACGGCCGAATGGCAGATCATCACGGCCGGCTGCCTGCTGTCCTTCTTCAACCTTGGCGCATGGGGTGCGCTCTATGCCATTGGCCCTGAGCTATACCCGACCAATATTCGCGGTCGTGGCACCGGCGCTGCCGCCGGCTTTGGTCGCATCGCCTCTATTATCGCGCCATTATTTGTCCCGCCAGTGCTGGCCGCAGTGGGCGGCCTGGGACTGTTTACCTGCTTCGCGGTGGCCTTTGCCATCGCAGCCCTCGCTGCGCTGGCACTGCCAGAGTTAAAGGGCGAATCCCTCAGCTAG
- a CDS encoding LLM class flavin-dependent oxidoreductase, translating to MKSFGFLSFGHYAMGPAQQGPSAADMARIHLDVAQAADEMGVNNASFRVHHFVPQAAAPMPLLGAIAGSTKRIDIGTGVIDMRYENPLYLAEEVAALDQIAGGRLALGLSRGAPEAADKGWEAFGYHSEREDGSDLARKNFERFLAAIDGAPLARAAQLDKQYPNMYQPGTGLPIFPHSPGLRKRIYWGSGTHRSAEQAARDGVNLMSSTLVSETTSETLGEIQADQIARYRAAWTEAGHDWSPKVSISRSIFPLVSAEDHRLFGLQGGGHDQVGVIPQAGASTFGRSYAAEPDALIEQLQQDPAIAAADTLLLTLPTTMGADISIRILENFAEHVGPALGWEPTPER from the coding sequence ATGAAATCATTCGGCTTTTTGAGCTTTGGCCACTACGCCATGGGACCTGCCCAGCAAGGTCCTTCCGCTGCTGACATGGCACGAATTCACCTGGACGTGGCGCAGGCTGCTGATGAGATGGGTGTGAACAACGCATCCTTCCGCGTGCACCACTTTGTTCCCCAAGCTGCCGCACCGATGCCACTGCTGGGTGCGATTGCTGGTTCAACCAAGCGCATTGATATCGGAACCGGCGTGATCGATATGCGCTACGAGAATCCGCTGTACCTAGCGGAGGAAGTCGCAGCACTCGACCAGATTGCGGGCGGGCGCCTCGCGTTGGGCCTGTCCCGTGGCGCTCCGGAAGCAGCTGACAAGGGTTGGGAGGCATTCGGGTATCATTCGGAACGGGAAGACGGCTCTGACCTGGCCCGAAAGAACTTTGAACGCTTCTTGGCAGCCATTGACGGCGCGCCGTTGGCGCGCGCTGCGCAGCTAGACAAGCAGTATCCGAATATGTACCAGCCCGGCACTGGGCTACCGATCTTCCCGCATTCCCCGGGTCTGCGAAAGCGCATCTACTGGGGTTCCGGTACACATCGCTCGGCCGAACAGGCGGCCCGCGATGGGGTGAACTTGATGTCCTCCACCCTGGTGTCAGAAACCACCTCCGAGACACTCGGTGAGATTCAAGCAGATCAGATCGCTCGCTACCGGGCAGCGTGGACGGAAGCTGGTCATGACTGGTCACCAAAGGTGTCTATTTCTCGGTCGATCTTCCCGCTCGTGAGTGCCGAGGACCACCGACTCTTTGGTTTGCAGGGTGGAGGTCACGACCAGGTTGGTGTCATCCCCCAGGCCGGAGCATCCACCTTTGGCCGTTCCTACGCAGCGGAACCCGATGCCCTCATCGAGCAGCTACAACAGGATCCAGCCATCGCCGCCGCGGATACCCTGCTGCTGACGTTGCCGACCACCATGGGAGCGGACATCAGCATTCGGATCCTGGAGAACTTTGCCGAGCATGTCGGCCCAGCGCTCGGCTGGGAGCCCACGCCCGAGCGCTAG
- a CDS encoding NAD(P)-binding domain-containing protein: MSHFQVVVIGAGQAGLSTGQQLTHLGLTPGTDFLILDANDGPGGAWRHRWDSLTLGAAHGIADLPGLPAPGGDDATPASTVVADYYGSYEEQFQLAVRRPANVTKVEQDRIFTITLDSGDTLTADIIISATGTWDSPYIPYFPGIDSFQGQQLHTKDYTRAEDFAGKRTLVVGGGLSAVQFLLELEHVTETLWATRRPPDFGVEKQSARWGLDVERRVRERIASGEPPASVVASTGIPARPDYSAGVDRGVLVSRGMFNRVLHDAVVFGEPVAQAKYGWDPLPAGTIESVDVIFWNTGFRHSLAHLAPLKLRNGKGGIDMLDEVRVARNPRVLLAGYGSTASTVGATRAGRRAARAAVELLQNTTN, translated from the coding sequence ATGTCACATTTTCAGGTGGTTGTTATCGGCGCCGGACAAGCAGGTCTGTCCACTGGCCAACAACTGACCCATCTCGGCCTGACGCCTGGCACGGACTTCCTCATTCTCGATGCTAACGACGGTCCCGGCGGGGCTTGGCGCCATCGCTGGGATTCCCTCACGCTCGGCGCGGCGCATGGCATCGCCGACCTGCCTGGACTCCCCGCCCCTGGTGGCGACGACGCTACCCCAGCGTCCACGGTCGTCGCTGATTATTACGGTTCTTACGAGGAGCAGTTTCAGCTGGCAGTGCGCCGCCCCGCAAACGTGACGAAGGTCGAGCAGGACCGTATCTTCACAATCACCCTCGATTCAGGCGACACCCTCACCGCAGACATCATCATCTCAGCGACCGGCACCTGGGACTCCCCGTACATCCCCTATTTCCCCGGCATCGACAGTTTTCAAGGCCAGCAACTCCACACCAAGGACTACACACGCGCCGAAGATTTCGCCGGAAAACGCACACTTGTCGTCGGTGGCGGACTCTCCGCAGTGCAATTCCTTCTCGAGTTAGAGCACGTCACAGAAACCCTGTGGGCCACGCGTAGGCCGCCGGACTTTGGCGTCGAGAAGCAATCTGCGCGCTGGGGCCTCGACGTAGAGCGGCGGGTGCGCGAGCGCATTGCCAGCGGCGAGCCACCAGCGTCAGTCGTCGCCAGCACAGGCATCCCGGCGCGCCCGGACTACAGCGCTGGTGTCGACCGCGGCGTGCTAGTTTCGCGCGGCATGTTTAACCGCGTGCTTCACGACGCCGTAGTCTTCGGCGAACCCGTCGCCCAAGCGAAATACGGTTGGGATCCCCTCCCCGCCGGAACAATTGAATCGGTCGACGTCATCTTTTGGAACACCGGATTTCGTCATTCGCTCGCACACCTGGCACCGCTCAAGCTGCGCAATGGCAAGGGTGGGATCGACATGCTCGATGAGGTCCGCGTCGCACGCAATCCGCGAGTGCTACTCGCTGGCTACGGATCTACGGCCTCCACTGTGGGAGCCACTCGCGCGGGCCGCCGCGCAGCACGTGCGGCCGTGGAATTACTGCAAAATACAACGAATTAA